The following proteins come from a genomic window of Corynebacterium crudilactis:
- a CDS encoding NAD(P)/FAD-dependent oxidoreductase, translated as MSVNPTRPEGGRHHVVVIGSGFGGLFAAKNLAKADVDVTLIDRTNHHLFQPLLYQVATGILSSGEIAPSTRQILSSQENVNVIKGEVTDINVESKTVSASLGDYTRVFEYDSLVVGAGAGQSYFGNDHFAEFAPGMKSIDDALELRARIIGAFERAEICEDPAERERLLTFVIVGAGPTGVELAGQLAELAHRTLAGEYKNFNTNSAKIILLDGAPQVLPPFGKRLGRNAQRTLEKIGVNVRLNAMVTNVDADSVTYKTKDGEEHTIESFCKIWSAGVAASPLGKLVAEQTGVETDRAGRVMVNEDLSVGENKNVFVVGDMMNYNNLPGVAQVAIQSGEYVAEQIAAEVAGRSNTEREAFDYFDKGSMATISRFSAVVKMGKVEVTGFVGWVLWLAVHIMFLVGFRNRFVSGISWGLNAMSRKRWNLATTRQQLHARTALSKYTHELEEAAADLPIELRDNIRFEGK; from the coding sequence ATGTCAGTTAACCCAACCCGCCCCGAAGGCGGCCGTCACCACGTCGTCGTCATCGGTTCTGGTTTTGGTGGCCTTTTTGCTGCCAAGAACCTGGCCAAGGCAGACGTCGATGTCACTCTGATTGACCGCACCAACCACCACCTCTTCCAGCCACTGCTTTACCAAGTGGCAACTGGTATCTTGTCTTCCGGTGAAATTGCGCCGTCCACCCGACAGATCCTGAGCTCTCAGGAAAACGTCAATGTCATCAAGGGTGAAGTGACCGACATTAACGTCGAGTCCAAGACAGTTTCTGCTTCCCTCGGTGATTACACTCGCGTCTTCGAGTACGACTCCTTGGTGGTTGGTGCTGGTGCAGGTCAGTCTTACTTCGGTAACGACCACTTTGCTGAATTCGCACCAGGAATGAAGTCCATCGATGATGCTCTCGAGCTACGCGCTCGCATTATTGGCGCTTTCGAGCGTGCAGAAATCTGCGAAGATCCTGCTGAGCGTGAGCGTCTGCTTACTTTCGTCATCGTCGGTGCCGGCCCAACCGGTGTTGAACTTGCAGGTCAGTTGGCAGAACTTGCTCACCGCACCCTTGCCGGTGAGTACAAGAACTTCAACACCAACTCTGCAAAGATCATTTTGCTTGATGGTGCTCCACAGGTGCTGCCTCCTTTCGGAAAGCGTCTGGGCCGCAATGCACAGCGCACCCTGGAAAAGATCGGTGTCAACGTTCGTCTGAACGCCATGGTTACCAACGTCGATGCTGATTCCGTTACCTACAAGACCAAGGACGGCGAAGAGCACACCATCGAGTCCTTCTGCAAGATTTGGTCCGCAGGTGTTGCAGCTTCCCCACTGGGCAAGCTTGTTGCAGAGCAAACTGGTGTTGAGACCGACCGCGCTGGTCGCGTCATGGTTAACGAAGACCTTTCTGTTGGCGAGAACAAGAACGTCTTCGTTGTCGGCGATATGATGAACTACAACAACCTCCCAGGTGTTGCTCAGGTAGCAATCCAGAGTGGCGAGTACGTTGCAGAGCAGATCGCAGCAGAGGTCGCAGGACGCTCCAACACTGAGCGCGAGGCTTTCGATTACTTCGATAAGGGCTCCATGGCAACCATCTCCCGCTTCTCCGCTGTGGTGAAGATGGGCAAGGTTGAGGTCACTGGTTTCGTTGGTTGGGTGCTGTGGTTGGCAGTTCACATCATGTTCCTCGTTGGCTTCCGCAACCGCTTCGTTTCCGGTATTAGCTGGGGCTTGAACGCAATGTCTCGTAAACGTTGGAACCTGGCGACCACTCGCCAGCAGCTTCACGCTCGTACCGCTCTTTCCAAGTACACCCATGAGTTGGAAGAAGCAGCTGCAGATCTTCCAATCGAGTTGCGCGATAACATTCGTTTCGAAGGAAAGTAA
- a CDS encoding SAM-dependent methyltransferase, which translates to MAEARLRHLEPIDVEEWPGVATVPNLAFSGARAKQAEFRFAKACSNAGLELVGNDPDLIIDQEELFSRLAASGWLGLAESYMAGEWRTDNLADVLTALLGSGYKPRGKLASAFTLPGQAVDTGGALPNELIRLSSGDGMSAFGGIFASGVPTTLRTAVKSYVAGAGRNREPASHFVDITKISEPVAVEREDLGEAQRRAASTLLDSAKVKAGSHVLEFPSSGGAVAILAARRQATVDALTADPAQVAGLQETFVLAGVEEDIHIQVLPQAIPTQREWGGAYDSIIAMEKLEVVGVHGSKRFIKAIDRLLATGGNAAFQSLVATDQWGQVSTEAISMLKAYIWPALQYPTVDEVHQLVDRDSSLRVVKETHFAGHYLKSVQLQKEIFEGQLREAAADGFDAVYRRMWVYHYALIEALLRLGCLNAVQFSLTTRNRRGRR; encoded by the coding sequence ATGGCAGAGGCACGGTTGCGCCATCTTGAACCTATTGATGTGGAAGAGTGGCCTGGGGTGGCCACAGTGCCAAATCTTGCCTTTTCTGGCGCACGCGCAAAACAGGCAGAATTTCGCTTCGCGAAGGCGTGCAGCAATGCTGGTCTCGAACTGGTGGGCAATGACCCAGATCTCATCATTGATCAAGAAGAATTATTTTCACGTTTAGCCGCATCTGGGTGGTTGGGGCTAGCTGAAAGCTACATGGCCGGCGAATGGCGCACGGATAATCTCGCCGATGTTTTAACAGCTCTTTTGGGTTCAGGATACAAACCTCGCGGAAAACTAGCGAGTGCCTTCACACTGCCCGGACAAGCAGTAGATACTGGCGGTGCGCTACCCAATGAGTTAATTCGGTTAAGTTCTGGTGACGGCATGAGCGCTTTCGGAGGTATCTTTGCCTCTGGTGTTCCCACAACGTTGCGCACTGCCGTAAAAAGTTATGTTGCGGGTGCCGGCCGAAATCGGGAACCCGCTTCTCATTTTGTCGATATCACGAAGATCTCTGAACCCGTTGCAGTGGAACGAGAAGATCTTGGCGAAGCCCAACGACGAGCTGCATCGACATTATTGGATAGCGCAAAAGTCAAAGCGGGAAGCCATGTGTTGGAATTTCCTAGCAGTGGTGGCGCAGTGGCAATTTTGGCTGCACGCAGACAAGCCACAGTAGATGCGCTCACTGCAGATCCAGCACAGGTTGCCGGTTTGCAGGAAACTTTTGTCCTGGCAGGCGTGGAAGAAGATATTCACATTCAGGTATTGCCACAAGCAATTCCTACGCAGCGTGAATGGGGCGGAGCATACGATTCCATTATCGCCATGGAAAAACTTGAAGTGGTGGGCGTTCATGGTTCCAAACGTTTCATTAAAGCAATTGATCGTTTGCTTGCCACGGGAGGCAACGCCGCATTCCAATCTTTAGTGGCCACCGATCAATGGGGACAAGTAAGCACTGAAGCGATCTCCATGCTCAAGGCTTATATTTGGCCAGCACTGCAGTACCCAACCGTTGATGAAGTGCATCAGTTAGTCGACCGGGATTCCTCATTACGCGTGGTGAAAGAGACTCATTTTGCTGGACACTATTTAAAGAGCGTGCAGTTGCAAAAAGAGATTTTTGAGGGTCAGCTACGCGAAGCGGCGGCAGATGGCTTTGATGCCGTCTACCGCCGCATGTGGGTTTATCATTACGCCCTGATCGAAGCCTTGTTACGCCTTGGCTGCCTCAACGCTGTGCAATTTTCCTTGACAACAAGAAACCGAAGGGGGCGTCGATAA
- a CDS encoding MFS transporter — protein sequence MTTTDHSAGLAASETNGQPAALVIDKKTKRRVAAASTIGTTIEFYDFYAYAAAAVVVFPSLFFPSNDNPTVNLLASFATFGLAFVARPLGSIVFGHFGDRVGRKATLIGSLLTMGIATILIGLLPTYDQVGIIAPALLALMRFCQGLGLGGEWSGAALLAGENAEPTHRARAAMWPQLGAPFGFFLANGFMLILVAVLAHEDGDLHGAFMTWGWRLPFLSSALMIAVGLWVRFSLEETPVFKQAVDQGKKVKSPLKELFKTSPGPVVQATLIMLSTYTLFYLVTTWILSYGIGNRSAGTGLSIPYFEFLQLQLLTIVFFAIMVPVSGWLADVWGRKNTLTLASVLLLLFGTVFNFLLDPETATKTTVFIFLMVGMSIMGLIFGPMSAILPELFPTNVRYTGSGIAYNVASILGAAIAPFIATWLVSQYSVAYVGYYLIIVTAITFVAVLTMKENKNHDLREV from the coding sequence GTGACCACAACTGATCACTCTGCAGGTTTAGCGGCATCTGAAACGAACGGCCAGCCAGCAGCTCTTGTGATTGACAAGAAAACTAAACGTCGGGTTGCAGCAGCGTCCACGATTGGCACAACAATCGAGTTTTATGATTTTTATGCCTACGCTGCGGCAGCTGTTGTTGTTTTTCCTAGCCTATTTTTCCCAAGCAACGACAACCCGACAGTTAACTTGTTGGCGTCTTTCGCTACCTTCGGTTTGGCCTTTGTGGCCCGCCCTCTGGGATCTATCGTTTTTGGACACTTCGGCGATCGTGTCGGTCGTAAAGCAACACTTATTGGCTCATTGCTCACGATGGGCATTGCCACCATTCTGATTGGCCTCTTGCCCACTTATGATCAGGTGGGAATTATCGCACCAGCGTTGCTTGCTCTTATGCGTTTTTGCCAGGGTCTTGGTCTTGGTGGTGAGTGGTCTGGTGCTGCACTTTTAGCTGGTGAAAATGCTGAGCCTACCCACCGTGCGCGTGCTGCTATGTGGCCTCAGCTTGGTGCTCCTTTCGGATTCTTCCTAGCCAATGGCTTCATGTTGATCTTGGTTGCTGTACTTGCTCACGAAGATGGAGATCTCCATGGAGCTTTCATGACCTGGGGTTGGCGTCTGCCATTCCTATCTTCAGCGTTGATGATTGCTGTTGGTCTCTGGGTGCGTTTCTCTTTGGAGGAAACCCCAGTATTCAAGCAGGCAGTTGATCAGGGTAAGAAGGTTAAGTCTCCGCTGAAGGAACTGTTTAAGACTTCTCCAGGCCCAGTGGTACAGGCAACACTGATCATGCTGTCTACCTACACCTTGTTCTACCTGGTCACGACATGGATCTTGTCCTACGGTATCGGTAACCGCAGTGCGGGAACTGGTCTGTCCATTCCTTATTTCGAGTTCCTGCAATTGCAGCTTCTCACGATTGTTTTCTTCGCCATCATGGTGCCAGTTTCTGGTTGGTTAGCCGATGTCTGGGGACGTAAAAACACGCTAACTCTAGCTTCTGTGTTGTTGCTGCTGTTCGGTACCGTGTTCAATTTCTTGCTTGATCCAGAAACTGCAACAAAGACCACCGTTTTCATCTTCCTTATGGTCGGTATGAGCATCATGGGTCTGATCTTTGGACCAATGTCTGCGATCTTGCCAGAGCTCTTCCCTACCAACGTGCGTTACACGGGTTCTGGAATTGCATACAATGTTGCATCTATCTTGGGCGCTGCGATTGCACCATTTATTGCCACCTGGTTGGTTTCCCAGTATTCCGTGGCTTATGTCGGTTATTACCTGATCATTGTCACCGCGATTACTTTCGTTGCAGTGTTGACCATGAAGGAAAACAAAAACCACGACCTCCGAGAGGTCTAA
- a CDS encoding phosphoribosyltransferase: MIEEREILTYELFGTAMRELAQEIIDDYKPDCVLSIARGGLLIGGALGYALGIKNVSVINVEFYTDIGEHLEEPMMLPPTPKAIDLSGMRVLVADDVADTGKTLELVRDFLGDQVEEVRTAVIYHKPNSVFQPEYVWRETDKWINFPWSSLPPVEPSK; this comes from the coding sequence ATGATAGAGGAACGCGAGATCCTGACCTATGAATTGTTCGGAACAGCTATGCGGGAGCTGGCCCAAGAGATCATCGATGACTACAAACCAGATTGTGTGCTTTCCATTGCACGCGGTGGTCTTCTAATTGGCGGTGCACTTGGTTATGCACTGGGAATTAAGAATGTATCGGTGATTAATGTTGAGTTTTACACTGACATCGGCGAGCACTTGGAAGAACCAATGATGTTGCCTCCAACTCCAAAGGCTATCGATCTTTCTGGCATGCGTGTGCTTGTTGCAGACGATGTTGCAGATACCGGTAAGACCCTTGAGTTAGTTCGTGACTTCCTTGGTGATCAGGTAGAAGAAGTACGCACTGCAGTTATTTACCACAAACCAAACAGTGTGTTCCAGCCAGAGTATGTGTGGCGCGAGACCGATAAGTGGATCAACTTCCCTTGGTCCTCTCTGCCTCCTGTGGAGCCATCTAAATAA
- a CDS encoding manganese efflux pump MntP family protein has product MPFAQIMLLSIGVAADAFACSVVRGTVIRVNLFKRALVLAGIFGVFQAVMPLIGWVIGRFFAEITFIAEIDHWISFGLLGAVGAKMIWDAFHLEEDEAIIDDGSIQFKPAIILGLATSIDALAVGMGLAFVELSIAQVAFAMGIVTFILSLVGAWIGHHGGGKFGKWVTVLGGIILIGIGASIVFEHLSA; this is encoded by the coding sequence ATGCCCTTTGCACAAATAATGCTGCTTTCCATTGGTGTTGCCGCCGATGCGTTTGCCTGTTCAGTTGTTCGTGGCACTGTCATCAGAGTAAATCTTTTTAAACGTGCCCTGGTCCTAGCTGGTATTTTTGGGGTCTTCCAAGCAGTAATGCCGTTAATTGGATGGGTAATTGGCCGTTTTTTCGCAGAGATTACATTCATCGCAGAAATTGACCACTGGATCTCATTTGGCCTTCTAGGTGCCGTGGGCGCAAAAATGATCTGGGATGCATTTCATCTTGAAGAAGACGAAGCCATTATTGACGATGGAAGTATCCAATTCAAACCAGCCATTATTCTTGGCTTAGCTACCAGCATTGACGCTTTAGCTGTTGGCATGGGACTTGCCTTTGTAGAACTGTCCATTGCTCAAGTAGCTTTCGCCATGGGAATTGTGACGTTCATCTTGTCACTTGTCGGCGCCTGGATTGGTCACCATGGCGGCGGAAAATTCGGAAAATGGGTCACTGTCTTGGGTGGCATCATCCTCATTGGAATCGGCGCAAGTATCGTCTTCGAGCATTTGTCCGCATAG
- a CDS encoding arsenic resistance protein: protein MGKIVEIWDRFQIPLYILALSIGAVVGLQFPSAASVFEAGINPTLMALLYATFLGIPLTRIQEGLQDLKFLALLLAVNFLAVPLVAFVLSRFIAADEALLMGFLLVILAPCVDYVIVFSGLAGAAHSKLLTATPILMLAQMVLIPIFLTLFIGPETLGAITLGPFFEAFLLLIIIPLISAAITQWIAGKWQVGRGITSASESLMVPLMMLTLFLVVASQIATLRGQYFHIMQVIPLYAAFLLIMLPIGIGVSRLGGLGVGETRALVFSGATRNSLVVLPLALSLPPGFEVVPVVIVTQTLVELIGMVIYVRFIPLTIQEPRPIGNSQE, encoded by the coding sequence GTGGGAAAAATTGTTGAAATATGGGATCGCTTTCAGATCCCGTTATATATTTTGGCACTCTCAATTGGAGCTGTAGTGGGATTGCAGTTCCCTAGCGCTGCTTCTGTATTTGAAGCTGGAATTAACCCAACTTTGATGGCTTTGCTCTACGCCACCTTTTTGGGAATTCCCCTGACGAGAATTCAGGAGGGCCTACAGGACTTAAAGTTTCTTGCGCTATTACTTGCCGTGAACTTTTTAGCAGTACCACTCGTAGCCTTTGTTTTAAGCCGTTTTATTGCAGCTGACGAGGCACTCCTCATGGGCTTTTTGCTTGTTATCCTTGCGCCTTGTGTGGATTATGTCATTGTATTTTCGGGGCTGGCAGGTGCAGCGCACAGCAAGTTACTTACTGCTACGCCAATTTTAATGCTTGCCCAGATGGTGCTGATACCGATCTTCCTCACGCTTTTTATTGGCCCAGAAACCCTTGGCGCCATAACGCTTGGCCCATTTTTTGAAGCGTTCCTTCTTCTAATCATCATTCCGCTTATTTCAGCTGCTATAACGCAGTGGATAGCAGGGAAGTGGCAGGTAGGACGAGGTATTACCTCGGCTAGTGAATCCTTGATGGTCCCTTTGATGATGCTGACACTATTTCTCGTGGTGGCCTCGCAGATAGCTACATTACGTGGACAATATTTTCACATCATGCAAGTAATCCCGCTGTATGCAGCATTTTTATTAATAATGCTCCCCATTGGTATTGGCGTATCTCGATTGGGCGGTTTGGGGGTTGGAGAAACTCGAGCGCTGGTATTTAGTGGAGCCACGAGAAATTCTTTAGTGGTACTGCCTTTAGCATTATCACTCCCGCCAGGCTTTGAAGTAGTTCCTGTTGTGATAGTTACTCAAACGCTCGTTGAACTTATCGGAATGGTTATCTACGTGCGTTTTATTCCCTTGACTATCCAAGAACCTAGACCTATAGGTAACTCTCAGGAATAG
- a CDS encoding DNA alkylation repair protein, with translation MTLTLVKSTLAALQDLEDPKILAVNQRHGDDHAVNLTKLRAIAKDLKKDQPLARELWRTDNSAARLVSLLICRPKEFDVDELDLMIRQAQTPKVTDWLINYVVKKHPLWNELRLRWLDDESDNVAAAGWALNTHAVITKPDILDDSAILDTIESFMKNATPRTQWSMNECLAQIGIHRPELRARALDIGERLEVLKDYPTPPNCTSPFAPIWIEEIVLRQSK, from the coding sequence ATGACCTTAACGCTCGTGAAATCAACTCTTGCAGCACTTCAAGACCTTGAGGATCCAAAGATCTTGGCGGTTAACCAACGCCACGGTGATGATCATGCGGTTAATCTCACTAAGCTTCGAGCAATCGCTAAAGATCTGAAAAAGGATCAACCTTTAGCTCGCGAGCTTTGGCGTACAGATAATTCAGCCGCACGATTGGTCTCATTGCTAATTTGCCGCCCTAAAGAATTTGATGTGGATGAGCTTGATCTGATGATCCGCCAGGCACAGACACCGAAGGTTACAGATTGGCTGATTAACTATGTTGTTAAAAAACATCCACTATGGAATGAGCTTCGACTCCGATGGTTGGACGATGAATCGGACAACGTTGCCGCTGCCGGCTGGGCGCTCAATACCCATGCCGTTATTACTAAACCGGATATCCTGGACGATTCGGCAATTCTTGACACTATTGAATCTTTCATGAAAAACGCTACACCTCGCACTCAATGGTCCATGAATGAATGTCTAGCTCAAATAGGTATTCATCGCCCTGAGCTTCGTGCTCGTGCACTTGATATTGGTGAGCGGCTTGAAGTGCTGAAAGATTATCCAACACCGCCTAACTGCACGTCTCCATTTGCTCCAATATGGATTGAAGAGATTGTTCTTCGGCAAAGCAAATAG
- a CDS encoding SulP family inorganic anion transporter, producing the protein MSSPRRFRTEVIAGLVVALALIPESIAFSVLAGVDPKMGLFASCIMAITIAFTGGRPAMISAATGAVALVIAPVVRDHGVEYFLATVILAGIIQIGLSVLGVAKLMRFIPRSVMLGFVNALACLVFFAQLPHLFNVPWMVYPLFAVGIGIMVLWPRITTVLPAPLIVIVALTAIVWIFGISIPNVSDQGELPSSLPEFLIPNVPFTLETLQIIGPYALGMALVGLMESLLTAKLVDDITEVHSNKSREAAGQGIANIITAFLGGMGGCAMIGQTMINVKNSGARTRLSTFLAGAFLLVLVVLLGDIVGRIPMAALVAVMIIVAIDTADWHSLNPRTLKFMPLSETIVMFITIIATLATGNLAVGVILGVLSAMVMFARRIAHLVSVDRTIDNNISTYTVKGQLFWASSNDMVYSFDYSDDADQIIIDLTAAEIWDASTVATLDSIIHKYAVRGKTVEIIGLDGPSRDRLERLSGKLG; encoded by the coding sequence TTGAGCAGTCCGCGTAGATTCCGGACGGAAGTTATAGCCGGTTTAGTCGTTGCACTGGCGCTTATTCCAGAATCCATTGCTTTTTCTGTCCTGGCTGGCGTTGACCCAAAGATGGGTCTTTTTGCTTCGTGCATCATGGCCATCACCATTGCATTTACTGGTGGCCGTCCGGCTATGATTTCCGCGGCTACGGGTGCCGTGGCGCTAGTTATCGCACCCGTTGTTCGTGATCATGGCGTGGAGTATTTCCTGGCCACAGTAATTTTGGCCGGTATCATCCAGATTGGTTTGTCAGTACTTGGCGTAGCAAAGCTCATGCGTTTTATTCCGCGCTCAGTAATGTTGGGTTTTGTTAATGCTTTGGCGTGCCTCGTGTTTTTCGCTCAACTCCCCCATTTGTTTAATGTTCCGTGGATGGTCTATCCGCTGTTTGCCGTGGGTATTGGAATCATGGTGTTGTGGCCGCGTATCACCACTGTGCTGCCTGCTCCGTTGATTGTTATTGTCGCGTTGACTGCGATTGTGTGGATCTTTGGAATTTCTATCCCTAATGTCTCTGACCAGGGAGAACTTCCTTCTTCTTTGCCGGAATTCCTGATTCCTAATGTGCCATTCACGCTGGAAACGCTGCAGATTATTGGTCCATATGCTTTGGGTATGGCACTTGTTGGCCTCATGGAATCATTGCTCACTGCCAAATTGGTGGATGATATCACTGAGGTTCATTCAAATAAATCTCGTGAAGCAGCTGGCCAAGGTATCGCGAATATCATCACTGCATTCTTAGGCGGCATGGGTGGTTGCGCAATGATCGGTCAAACAATGATCAATGTGAAAAACTCTGGCGCACGAACCCGCTTATCTACATTCCTGGCCGGAGCATTTTTGCTGGTCTTGGTCGTGCTTTTGGGCGATATCGTGGGACGCATTCCCATGGCAGCGCTGGTCGCGGTCATGATTATCGTTGCGATAGACACTGCTGATTGGCACTCCCTTAATCCACGCACTTTGAAGTTCATGCCGTTGAGCGAAACCATCGTCATGTTTATCACGATTATCGCTACATTGGCTACCGGAAACCTGGCAGTGGGTGTCATCCTTGGTGTGCTGAGCGCCATGGTCATGTTCGCGCGCAGGATCGCCCACCTGGTGTCCGTGGATCGCACCATTGACAACAACATCAGCACCTATACGGTGAAGGGTCAGCTGTTTTGGGCATCATCGAACGATATGGTGTACTCCTTCGACTATTCCGATGACGCTGACCAGATTATTATCGATCTCACCGCCGCAGAAATTTGGGATGCCTCAACCGTTGCCACTTTGGACAGCATTATTCATAAATATGCTGTCCGCGGCAAAACTGTAGAAATTATTGGGCTTGATGGCCCTAGCCGCGATAGGCTTGAGCGCCTATCAGGCAAGCTGGGTTAG
- a CDS encoding YceI family protein — protein sequence MSNMQGNGSKKPAGAERRTESPLIKFRTLIIVVFVILIVGLASVAVGPTLYQLVMGPGVKTEGIHADGAAPASTDVNGTWNVVHGNIPNTTSAGFTFAEILPGEEKITSGSTIDVSGEVIIEDNTLTSGLMTVDMTHISTDQEKRDINVRMKLFHTDQYPEATFEVTDAVDLSALPDTGTIAQVVIPGELTIHGKSKAVEPTFDVLRTGNQVIIASDIEINRLDFGVETPEFVAAKINETGEINVRIVMEK from the coding sequence ATGAGCAACATGCAGGGTAACGGTTCTAAGAAACCCGCCGGCGCCGAGCGCCGCACAGAGAGCCCACTGATTAAATTCCGTACATTAATTATCGTTGTCTTTGTCATCCTCATCGTAGGATTAGCTTCGGTCGCGGTCGGCCCCACGCTCTACCAGTTAGTCATGGGTCCAGGTGTAAAAACTGAAGGTATTCACGCCGATGGTGCAGCACCTGCATCTACTGATGTCAATGGCACCTGGAATGTCGTGCATGGAAACATCCCTAACACCACCTCAGCAGGTTTTACCTTTGCGGAAATTCTTCCTGGTGAAGAAAAAATTACCTCAGGATCCACCATTGATGTCTCTGGTGAAGTGATCATCGAGGACAATACATTGACCTCAGGTTTAATGACTGTGGATATGACCCATATTTCCACTGATCAGGAAAAACGCGATATCAATGTACGCATGAAGCTTTTCCACACCGATCAGTACCCAGAAGCTACCTTTGAGGTCACCGATGCTGTGGATCTTTCCGCACTTCCGGATACCGGAACAATCGCCCAGGTTGTTATCCCTGGTGAACTGACTATTCACGGTAAGTCCAAAGCAGTGGAGCCTACCTTCGACGTGCTGCGCACTGGAAACCAAGTAATCATTGCTTCTGATATCGAGATCAACCGTCTAGATTTTGGTGTAGAAACCCCAGAATTTGTTGCAGCGAAGATCAACGAAACCGGCGAAATTAACGTTCGCATCGTGATGGAGAAATAA
- a CDS encoding RNA polymerase-binding protein RbpA, which translates to MADRVLRGSRMGAVSYETDRDHDLAPRQLVKYKTEDGDIYEVPFADDAEIPEEWMCKNGKLGTLMEGEGVESKPVKPPRTHWDMLCERRTIEELDVLLEERVEALRKRRRNAAKLLKAQQEAEEAEKAEA; encoded by the coding sequence ATGGCAGATCGCGTTCTTCGTGGCAGCCGCATGGGCGCCGTGAGCTACGAAACTGACAGGGACCATGATCTGGCTCCTCGCCAGCTCGTGAAGTATAAGACCGAAGACGGAGACATCTACGAGGTCCCCTTCGCTGATGATGCAGAAATTCCTGAAGAGTGGATGTGCAAGAACGGTAAGCTCGGTACCCTCATGGAAGGTGAGGGTGTTGAGTCTAAGCCGGTTAAGCCGCCACGTACTCACTGGGATATGTTGTGCGAGCGTCGCACAATCGAAGAACTTGATGTGCTGTTGGAAGAGCGCGTTGAGGCCCTTCGTAAGCGTCGTCGTAATGCAGCAAAACTGTTGAAGGCTCAGCAGGAAGCTGAAGAAGCGGAAAAGGCAGAGGCTTAA
- a CDS encoding polyprenol monophosphomannose synthase, translating to MSSEAVDATTLVIIPTYNELENLPLIVERVRTATPEVHILVVDDNSPDGTGDRADELAANDDHIFVLHREGKGGLCAAYMAGFQWGLEREYQVLCEMDADGSHAPEQLHLLLAEIANGADLVIGSRYIPGGKVVNWPKNRWLLSKGGNVYINVALGAGLTDMTAGYRAFRREVLEALPLEDLSNAGYIFQVEIAYRSVELGFDVREVPITFTEREIGESKLDGSFVKDSLLEVTKWGAKHRGGQAKELTKEMLGLMNYEWKHFKKNNSWLA from the coding sequence ATGAGCAGTGAGGCAGTAGATGCTACGACGCTGGTGATCATTCCAACGTATAACGAGCTGGAAAACCTTCCACTTATCGTTGAACGTGTGCGCACAGCAACTCCTGAGGTTCATATTCTTGTCGTGGATGACAACAGCCCTGATGGCACCGGTGATCGCGCTGATGAGCTTGCAGCTAACGATGACCACATCTTTGTCCTACACCGCGAAGGCAAGGGCGGCCTGTGCGCAGCGTACATGGCTGGCTTCCAGTGGGGCTTAGAGCGCGAGTACCAGGTACTCTGCGAGATGGACGCTGATGGCTCCCACGCACCAGAGCAGCTGCACTTGCTGCTCGCTGAAATTGCCAACGGCGCGGATCTGGTCATCGGATCCCGCTACATCCCAGGTGGCAAGGTGGTTAACTGGCCTAAGAACCGCTGGCTCTTGTCCAAGGGCGGCAACGTCTACATCAACGTGGCGCTCGGCGCCGGCCTCACCGACATGACCGCAGGGTACCGCGCTTTTCGACGTGAGGTGCTGGAAGCTCTTCCTCTCGAGGACCTTTCCAACGCTGGTTACATCTTCCAGGTGGAAATCGCTTACCGCTCCGTCGAGCTTGGCTTTGATGTTCGCGAAGTTCCTATCACATTCACCGAACGCGAAATCGGCGAATCTAAGCTTGATGGCAGCTTTGTCAAAGACTCCCTACTTGAAGTAACTAAGTGGGGCGCAAAGCACCGTGGTGGACAAGCCAAGGAACTCACCAAAGAGATGCTTGGTCTGATGAACTACGAGTGGAAACACTTCAAGAAGAACAACAGCTGGCTTGCATAA